A window of the Streptomyces sp. NBC_01351 genome harbors these coding sequences:
- a CDS encoding DUF4245 domain-containing protein, whose amino-acid sequence MKGKQTIWDMVRSLAVIGLVVAGIYVFVPHDEKADPTRTVDYRVETITARRAAPYPVAAPVGLPEQWRATSVSYERKNANAWHLGFLDPEQQYVAVEQSSDSSAKYLDRVTRQAKATGQTQQVGDTAWERWDGEKYDALVRQEQGHVTVVTGTASFEQLGAMAAALEFKQGAGA is encoded by the coding sequence ATGAAAGGCAAGCAGACGATCTGGGACATGGTCCGGTCGCTGGCGGTGATCGGCCTCGTCGTGGCGGGGATCTACGTGTTCGTCCCGCATGACGAGAAGGCCGATCCGACGCGCACGGTCGACTACCGGGTGGAGACGATCACGGCCCGGCGCGCGGCCCCGTACCCGGTGGCCGCCCCCGTGGGGCTGCCGGAACAGTGGCGGGCGACCTCGGTGTCGTACGAGCGCAAGAACGCCAATGCCTGGCACCTGGGCTTCCTCGATCCGGAACAGCAGTACGTGGCCGTGGAGCAGTCCTCGGACAGCTCCGCCAAGTACCTCGACCGGGTCACCCGGCAGGCGAAGGCCACCGGGCAGACGCAGCAGGTCGGTGACACGGCCTGGGAGCGCTGGGACGGCGAGAAGTACGACGCCCTCGTGCGGCAGGAGCAGGGGCACGTCACGGTGGTGACCGGGACGGCCTCCTTCGAGCAGCTCGGCGCGATGGCGGCGGCGCTGGAGTTCAAGCAGGGCGCCGGCGCGTAG
- the glpX gene encoding class II fructose-bisphosphatase: MTEHNLPPQLVVSPEAPDRNLALELVRVTEAAALAAGRWVGRGDKIGADGAAVNAMRTLISTVSMNGVVVIGEGEKDEAPMLFNGEQVGDGTGAEVDIAVDPIDGTTLNAKGMPNAIAVLAAADRGTMFDPSAVFYMDKLVTGPEAADFVDINAPVSVNIRRVAKAKGMAVEDVTVVILDRPRHEGIVKEIRETGARIKFISDGDVAGSVMAVREGTGVDLLLGIGGTPEGIISACAIKCLGGTIQGKLWPKDDAERQRALDAGHDLDRVLSTNDLVSGENVFFVATGITDGELLRGVHYRAETATTSSLVMRSKSGTIRQIDSTHRLSKLRAYSAIDFDRAK; this comes from the coding sequence ATGACCGAGCACAACCTGCCGCCTCAGCTCGTAGTCTCTCCGGAGGCCCCCGACCGCAACCTCGCCCTGGAGCTCGTCCGGGTCACCGAGGCCGCCGCCCTGGCCGCCGGCCGGTGGGTCGGCCGCGGCGACAAGATCGGCGCGGACGGCGCCGCGGTCAACGCGATGCGCACCCTGATCTCCACCGTCTCGATGAACGGCGTCGTCGTCATCGGCGAGGGCGAGAAGGACGAAGCCCCGATGCTCTTCAACGGCGAGCAGGTCGGTGACGGCACCGGCGCCGAGGTCGACATCGCCGTGGACCCGATCGACGGCACCACCCTGAACGCCAAGGGCATGCCGAACGCCATCGCCGTCCTGGCCGCCGCCGACCGCGGCACCATGTTCGACCCGTCCGCGGTCTTCTACATGGACAAGCTCGTCACCGGCCCCGAGGCCGCCGACTTCGTCGACATCAACGCCCCCGTCTCGGTGAACATCCGCCGCGTCGCCAAGGCGAAGGGCATGGCCGTCGAGGACGTCACGGTCGTCATCCTGGACCGCCCCCGCCACGAGGGCATCGTCAAGGAGATCCGCGAGACGGGTGCCCGGATCAAGTTCATCTCCGACGGCGACGTCGCGGGCTCCGTCATGGCGGTCCGCGAGGGCACCGGCGTGGACCTGCTCCTCGGCATCGGCGGCACCCCCGAGGGCATCATCTCGGCCTGCGCCATAAAGTGCCTCGGCGGCACGATCCAGGGCAAGCTGTGGCCCAAGGACGACGCCGAGCGCCAGCGCGCGCTGGACGCCGGGCACGACCTGGACCGCGTCCTGTCCACGAACGACCTGGTCTCCGGCGAGAACGTCTTCTTCGTCGCCACCGGCATCACGGACGGCGAGCTGCTGCGCGGCGTGCACTACCGCGCGGAGACCGCTACGACCTCGTCGCTGGTCATGCGCTCGAAGTCGGGCACGATCCGCCAGATCGACTCGACGCACCGCCTGTCGAAGCTGCGCGCGTACAGCGCGATCGACTTCGACCGCGCGAAGTAG
- a CDS encoding WhiB family transcriptional regulator encodes MPHPPHQSLQVAAVQSLQGRAAAAVPKPRTPSREEDGPWHAEAVCRRDEAGLFFAPSKEPTAARLSREEAAKRVCARCPVMVACREHALLQPEPYGVWGGLTAAERRVVLARMRRRSAELRQTPGTGPIAAAG; translated from the coding sequence GTGCCGCATCCGCCGCATCAGTCCCTGCAGGTAGCCGCCGTCCAGAGTCTTCAGGGCCGCGCGGCGGCGGCCGTGCCGAAGCCGCGGACTCCGTCGCGGGAAGAGGACGGCCCCTGGCACGCGGAGGCGGTGTGCCGCCGGGACGAGGCGGGGCTCTTCTTCGCGCCGTCCAAGGAGCCGACCGCGGCCCGGCTCTCCCGCGAGGAGGCCGCCAAGCGCGTCTGCGCGCGCTGCCCGGTGATGGTCGCCTGCCGGGAGCACGCCCTGCTCCAGCCCGAGCCGTACGGAGTCTGGGGCGGCCTCACCGCCGCCGAGCGCCGGGTGGTCCTGGCCCGGATGCGCCGCAGGTCCGCCGAGCTCCGCCAGACCCCGGGCACGGGCCCGATCGCGGCGGCGGGCTGA
- a CDS encoding DUF1707 SHOCT-like domain-containing protein has product MDLEKHPAAPAAAAPSELRASDADRDRIAQTLGDALAEGRLNSEEHSERLDSLYELKTVGELEGLVRDLPAPGAGHPSPAYGASAPAGYTDNVVAVCSASARKGRWRPGAHTRAVSVMGDISIDLTEAVFEQQVTEINVTCVLGNVEVVVPENVTLRGYGSGVLGNFEVRGESRGETDPQAPVVIVRGFALLGNIEARPKLGSRLVDLAHKLRKRLDG; this is encoded by the coding sequence GTGGACCTGGAAAAGCACCCCGCCGCCCCTGCTGCCGCCGCCCCCTCGGAGCTGCGCGCGTCCGACGCCGACCGGGACCGGATCGCGCAGACGCTCGGCGACGCCCTCGCCGAGGGCCGCCTGAACTCCGAGGAGCACTCGGAGCGCCTGGACTCGCTGTACGAGCTCAAGACGGTCGGCGAGCTGGAGGGCCTCGTACGGGACCTGCCCGCGCCCGGCGCCGGCCACCCCTCGCCCGCGTACGGCGCCTCCGCTCCGGCGGGCTACACCGACAACGTCGTGGCCGTGTGCAGCGCCTCCGCCCGCAAGGGCCGCTGGCGGCCGGGCGCGCACACCCGCGCGGTCTCGGTCATGGGCGACATCAGCATCGACCTCACCGAGGCGGTCTTCGAGCAGCAGGTCACCGAGATCAACGTGACCTGCGTACTCGGCAACGTGGAGGTGGTCGTCCCGGAGAACGTCACCCTGCGCGGCTACGGCAGCGGGGTCCTCGGCAACTTCGAGGTGCGCGGCGAGAGCCGGGGGGAGACGGACCCGCAGGCCCCGGTGGTGATCGTCCGCGGCTTCGCGCTGCTCGGCAACATCGAGGCTCGCCCCAAGCTCGGCTCCCGCCTGGTCGACCTGGCGCACAAGCTGCGCAAGCGCCTGGACGGCTGA
- a CDS encoding fumarate hydratase encodes MPEFAYTDLLPLGEDTTPYRLVTAEGVSTFEADGRTFLKVEPEALRKLAEEAIHDIQHFLRPAHLAQLRRIIDDPEASANDKFVALDLLKNANIAAAGVLPMCQDTGTAIVMGKRGQNVLTEGGDEAALSRGIYDAYTRLNLRYSQMAPLTMWEEKNTGSNLPAQIELYATDGGAYKFLFMAKGGGSANKSFLYQETKAVLNEASMMKFLEEKIRSLGTAACPPYHLAIVVGGTSAEHALKTAKYASAHYLDELPTEGSPLGHGFRDHDLEQQVFELTQKIGIGAQFGGKYFCHDVRVVRLPRHGASLPVAIAVSCSADRQATAKITAEGVFLEQLETDPARFLPDTTDSHLDEASDVVSIDLNQPMDDILATLTKHPVKTRLSLTGPLVVARDIAHAKIKELLDSGAEMPQYLKDHPVYYAGPAKTPEGYASGSFGPTTAGRMDSYVEQFQAAGGSKVMLAKGNRSQQVTDACGAHGGFYLGSIGGPAARLAQDCIKKVEVLEYEELGMEAVWKIEVEDFPAFIVVDDKGNDFFQNPAPEPTFTHIPVRGPGL; translated from the coding sequence ATGCCAGAGTTTGCGTACACCGACCTGCTGCCCCTGGGCGAGGACACCACCCCCTACCGGCTGGTGACCGCCGAGGGCGTCTCCACCTTCGAGGCTGACGGCCGTACGTTCCTCAAGGTCGAGCCCGAGGCGCTGCGCAAGCTCGCCGAAGAGGCCATCCACGACATCCAGCACTTCCTGCGCCCCGCGCACCTCGCGCAGCTGCGCCGCATCATCGACGACCCCGAGGCCTCCGCGAACGACAAGTTCGTCGCGCTCGACCTCCTCAAGAACGCGAACATCGCGGCGGCCGGCGTCCTGCCGATGTGCCAGGACACGGGCACGGCCATCGTGATGGGCAAGCGCGGCCAGAACGTGCTGACCGAGGGCGGCGACGAGGCGGCGCTCTCGCGCGGCATCTACGACGCGTACACCCGCCTGAACCTGCGCTACTCGCAGATGGCGCCGCTCACCATGTGGGAGGAGAAGAACACCGGCTCGAACCTGCCCGCGCAGATCGAGCTGTACGCGACGGACGGCGGCGCGTACAAGTTCCTCTTCATGGCCAAGGGCGGCGGCTCGGCCAACAAGTCCTTCCTCTACCAGGAGACCAAGGCGGTCCTCAACGAGGCCTCCATGATGAAGTTCCTGGAGGAGAAGATCCGCTCGCTCGGCACCGCGGCCTGCCCGCCGTACCACCTGGCGATCGTGGTCGGCGGCACCTCGGCCGAGCACGCGCTGAAGACCGCGAAGTACGCCTCCGCGCACTACCTGGACGAGCTGCCCACCGAGGGCTCCCCCCTGGGCCACGGCTTCCGCGATCACGACCTCGAACAGCAGGTCTTCGAGCTCACCCAGAAGATCGGCATCGGCGCGCAGTTCGGCGGCAAGTACTTCTGCCACGACGTCCGCGTCGTCCGCCTCCCCCGCCACGGCGCCTCGCTCCCCGTCGCCATCGCCGTCTCCTGCTCCGCGGACCGCCAGGCGACCGCGAAGATCACCGCCGAGGGCGTCTTCCTGGAGCAGCTGGAGACGGACCCGGCGCGCTTCCTCCCCGACACCACGGACTCGCACCTGGACGAGGCCTCGGACGTCGTCTCCATCGACCTGAACCAGCCGATGGACGACATCCTCGCGACCCTGACCAAGCACCCGGTCAAGACCCGCCTGTCCCTGACCGGCCCGCTGGTCGTGGCGCGCGACATCGCGCACGCCAAGATCAAGGAGCTGCTGGACTCGGGCGCGGAGATGCCGCAGTACCTGAAGGACCACCCGGTCTACTACGCGGGCCCCGCGAAGACCCCCGAGGGCTACGCCTCCGGCTCCTTCGGCCCGACGACGGCCGGCCGCATGGACTCGTACGTCGAGCAGTTCCAGGCGGCGGGCGGCTCGAAGGTCATGCTGGCCAAGGGCAACCGCTCGCAGCAGGTGACGGACGCGTGCGGCGCGCACGGCGGCTTCTACCTGGGCTCCATCGGCGGCCCGGCGGCGCGCCTCGCGCAGGACTGCATCAAGAAGGTCGAGGTCCTGGAGTACGAGGAGCTCGGCATGGAGGCCGTCTGGAAGATCGAGGTGGAGGACTTCCCGGCCTTCATCGTGGTCGACGACAAGGGCAACGACTTCTTCCAGAACCCGGCCCCGGAGCCGACGTTCACCCACATCCCGGTCCGCGGCCCGGGTCTGTAG